aatctttttctctttcatatGTGTTgtaggcaaaaaaataaaaactagaacAATATCGACTTATGTTGAAAAACAATGTATGTACATCTGCTTCTTTATTCACTTCAAATCAGCTTGATCATCTTCACaccgctcatcctgcacacagggtcggggGGGTTGGAGTCTATTCCAACCAACTTCGGGcaagagacggggtacaccttggattggtcgccagacAATCGCAgtgctaacacagagacacacaaccattaaCACTCCTACGGGCATTTTAGAGTCcacaattaacctgatccccagtgcgtgtctttggactgtgggaggaagccggagaacccggagagaacccacgcagacacggggagaacatgcagactccagtctgctcacactcactcacactcgtAAATAATTCTGATTGAGATTAACTCCAGAGTTATTTTACCTGCTATCTTCTGTTGTTTATTAGAACATTTAATTACAAAATACACAATGCTTTATATTTTTCATTGTAGTTTTTGTGACGAGGACCGCATTCatgatttcattaaaaaacGTCCAAATACTTTTGTATATGCAAAGATATTTTGTTAGATTGAAATACATTGGATGACAAGATGATAAGTGAGTTGCATAATTATAATGCATTTTCTTATAATCAAAATATCTTGCTATCTTGCGCCAatgatggctgccacggtgcttcggtgcgcttcgttctttgtcgtcactcgtcactttgtcagttgttcgatagtgcactttatttaaaatattttttaactttttaaatatttcaaatttttaactaactttattctcttattttatactaacccatagccttattctactaacccattgcattagcatttcattgtattttattttattacttgtgcactgctgtcttgttgtctattgtctgttttgtgtctactgtcacgcaccaaccgccaagacaaattccttgtatgtttgacatattttggcaataaatgtttcctgattccagaTGATGATTTGGGACTCATTCAAAATTGAGCTCAAGAAACTATTGTGCAGCGTGTTGCAATTGCACACAAAGCTTTGTTTTCTAAATCATTTTAGTCGTAAAAAAGAGAAGTGTGCAATCACATGCCTGTGtgattttctttctccccctccgtGTCCTGTTTGGTCAGAGTATAAGGGGATGGGGACTTGAAGAGAAGACATCACAGGGTTAATTTCCACAGAGCTGCTGCCCGGATGCAGTCATTCACACAAGTCTGACAGCATCTGGTGTGCAGAGCCATTAAATCCCGTTCCCATCCCGCAAAGCCAGACGGACAGCCGAGCGAGCCAACCGCGTACGTCATTCTAAAGCCGTTAGACCAATCACAGGGCGGCAGGGGGAGGGAGCTTGTCGCACCGCTTCTCTGTTTGCAGCATCCTTGCAGCAGCCTCCGATTGCTCTGTTTGTTTCaagtacaacaacaaaaaaagagcaggacggggaagtgggagggggggaggaggagatccGAGGAGACGACCGGAGAACGGGAAGGTGATCCGCTGCAGGCTGCAGGGATAGTGTTAAATCTGGTGTGTGGAGTCCAtcctaacaaaaaaaaatggctgGTTTGTCATTGTAAACAGCCCGTGCGGTACCTGCATTGCTGAAGAGGggggaagcagaagaagagggggaggagcaggagcaggaggaggtgcagcagccGCTGGAGGAAGTGCTGCTTCTCCCAGGGGAATTTACCCCCCTCTAGCTCACCCCGGGCCACCGCGGATCACCTCTGAGACCATGCATGTTGCACGTTAAGGTACGTGTGCGCATCTCTAATCTGAGAGGACACATGGAGGAGGACCCGGTCACGTTGGAGGGATTAGCAGCTCAGCTGTTAGGACAGGACAGCTGAGATGACACACACATCGTTATGCGTCAGTAACACACAGAATACAACTCTTAACGTGATTCAGACCAAGATGTCTGTGCAGGGGGGCTGTTACCTAGACAACAGTCTGAACCCCAGCCTTTGGTTtcgttgtttgtttgcttcatcTGCACATGTTCCTCGTTAAGGGCTCAGCAGACAGGATGCACTAAGGAGAAATGTGTCCATTTTCTGCTTAAACTAAACGTTGTACATCGCATGCTGTATGCAAGTCCTCCCCATACATTGCTGCTCTCTCTcatgggaaatgtgtgtgtgtgtgtgtgtgtagtggggaGGGGGAAGCGGAGGTACATGTGCTGAGGGCTTGGATGCGGATATTTATGGAAGCTGTGCACGTGTGGGTGTAAGCTGCCAAAACGTTTCCTCACACTGCGCGTTACAGTTTGAGTGGTTATAATTTCTCTATATTTTATCAAGTTCGTTATGCCACTTTCCTCTTGTGCCTTTTGCTACCCACATCCTGCCCAAAAACACCCACCCCACGCCTGCTGGCACAATCAGCCGGGGTTCGACTGAGCTCCAGGATGAGGTGTGCCAAAACTTAAGCGTttgtgggtttgtttttttaaaaacaaacattcaagcAAATAATCAGTGCACAGAAGCAAACTGGAAATTATATCGCGGCAGTTGGGCTGCACTTAAAAAGACTTCATCTTTATTCATGCTCCATGCAACCACCATCTACTTATAACCTACCCTTTGacctctttgtttctgttttaggTTTTAGCCCCCACATCATATGACCAGAGTATCATCAATGCTTCAGCAGACCTCCAACCAAAAGGAAGACACCTGTGTCGACCATGCGATGTTCCCCAGAGGCTGAGCGATACGACgagacccacacacagacatcgAAACTACGCCCTTCAGTGTAAACGGTTACGCGCTGTCACCATGGCGGTCACCGCTGCCAAGACCACGACAGGTTTTCTCTCCACGACCGGCGCCATCCCCTTCCTCTCGACGAGCAAGAGCGCCAGAGACAATGTCACCTCCAGAATGACATTAATGACTGTTACTATAACAACAAACGACACCAGCTTCAATGCCACGGCGTATCCGGAGGCGGCCATTGAGGGCTCGGGATTCGGAATGGTGCTCGTACCCTTCGGCATCATCACGGTCATTGGCTTGGCCGTGGCAATTGTGAGGAGTAATTTAAATATATGTCtctaaaataatcattttctccTTATGAACTATCGTGACCGATTGGATTCTTCCCGTTTGTGGTAAATGGAGCACTTTTCTAGTCTGCCGTCAACTCAAAGAGCTTTAACACCACTTGTCATTCACCCACTcgcacccattcatacactggtGGCACAGCCTTTGAGAAGAATGCAGGGGTTAAGGGTCTTTGcaaaggacacatcgacatggaaTAGAAGAGCTGACGTCAAACCGCTAATCTATAATTGTCACTATGTACTGCTACCGTATACTTGCACTCAGTCATTTAATTTCTGGGCATTACGTCCATCATCAACACTGCTTGTTTGTCATTATATCCGTTTGTCTCCGTCCTAGATGCTGTATATTCGGAAACGAAAGCGGTaagttttcaaaaacattttttgctgATCCCACAGCTTCAGTTTACAAAATGCCAATTGGTATCAACTAAGTCTTGctgtatttggttattttgtggCTGTGTTAAAGAGTCAAAAATGTAGTTTAAAAAgttgaattatttcattttatacatTGCCACTGAAACAAACATACGATTTGTGTATTAATCCATCAGAGGAGTTTGCATTAGTGTGACCTTGGAGACATCGGTACTGTATACACACATTGGCAATGAAGTACACCGTCTCATCACTTAGCTAGTTATAGTATGCAAGATTAACGTTTATCCACCCGTAAAATCCAGGACAAAATAAAACGATAGGTTTTGCTTATTGCAGCCACAGATACTCGATTTTGTTCTCCTTTCTTTGTCAAAGCATTTGAAATTTCAACAAAATATAACAACAAAAATGGTTTAGAGAACATTACAAACGGCAGCTTTAAATGCCGACTGGtctctcatctttttttttactcttgttGTCCAGGTTGGAGAAGCTGAGGCACCAGCTGATGCCCATGTACAACTTCGACCCGGCGGAAGAACAGGATGACCTGCTGGAACAGGAACTACTGGACCACGGCCGGGACGGCAGCCTCACGGGTCCCAATGCAAAGGTAGATTTCCCACCGGAACCACTGACGCCATTTGACAAGTTACTTAACGAGAATTAAAGTGCTCCCGTTCAGACCACAGCAGTCCATGCAGCGATGACCACGAAATACCTGATAACCATATTCTAATGACATATACAATGTTTACTATTATCAGTAACAAAATATGATCAAAATGCTTCAGAGCAGTTCTTCTGGCCCGTTTAGCACATTTTATAAACGTAATAACTATTGGATAAATTCTCAATTTTTTCCAATCACTAATGATCAGCTTATTTATTGCAACTTATATCTGTGAATCTGAAACTGTtacgtttttgtttgtgtcataaTTTATCTTCATTTCCTTTGATTTCTTTTAAGTTTTGACATTGGCGTAATGGTAATACGCACTAGGTAAAGTATCACCCGTGTGTCTTTTGAACATCCCTCTAAAATCCAATCTTTTCCTCAGCCTCATCATCTATCAATATCTTGGTATCTCAAATCTCAATCAAAGTATATACTAATTTAAGATTCAGTCTTCACCTTTAACCATACATCCATGTTATCCTTCATCCTTTCCACTGTGCTCCCTCAACTTAATACTTCATCAAATATTCCAGGGGCCACATACACAAAAAGTGTGCAAAAACGATGCAAAACACCAGTTTGTGTTGTTCTATCAGACGGATATATTGAGAAGTACTGAtaaatgtggttttatttgaGATATTTATTGGTCTGCTTATTAACTTTTTCCATAGCTTTTAACCCCATCTTGCTTATGGAAACTACAACCAAACTGTGCCAGCTGTTGTAAGCAGCAAACTAGTAAAGATTATTTAGTCAGAACCCTGTTTCAAAGGAAACATCTGCATATCAGAACTACaattaattgttggaatgcattgagatgcattccaagtattgttcttcgaatctttattcttcatcttctatttcttccgcggcacctttcaactccttcacactttcagctattaaaaccgttcaaatattaaaatgttcagctcctttctggcttgagggctatgacttttcagctttctacctcttatgcttgaatttatataaatcaataatcattaatattttaacatggttttcaaatggagtttgctttcaaatcctcctaaacttcttcaactttcagatttttcagcttcgcaaatctttcagctacagacaccatttaaactttcaaatgttgacacaggtctaaactattttatgaaaaaaactgcttgtggatatctattgtacttttttcataatcactgattatgtttcactagtttttcgctccgtttctgacttttacatgagtgtgtattgcgtctgctacagtggagagctcgaggctagagtgtggggcatcgcaggaatctggttaaaaaaatatggaacttctgtccttgcagccaaagtatacactctagaggcttcatttcttcagattaatgagggtatggttgtgctgattggattaatgtgttcatggaatcccagagttttttagttttggcgcaaggagtgtttgagtgacacaacctctgccaaaagccccataggctccaatacaaatctgccgacatatttctcacaaaaatccacaaggtacacgttctgtcaacggccataggagccgtattcattaccggacagacataaaaacacatccacgcgttcggtagagtcttgggtctcatacaaacgccgtattttttagatagctgttatagttttgagctggttctcatttgtttgaggtgtggattctgtgtaactcgctgtcctgtgtctgcacttttgcagccgcacaggtgcggcgttgtcgtggttacgagcactcacatgctgcaggatctgtctgtggctcacagctgctccttgtgacctgattagtggagtcacatgacgcagctatgctttctgtcaacagaccaatatgataaagacactagccccccctcccccctccaccctgacctcttctcactgttaatcactcagtcagtcagtatgtctgtctatttctcctcctctctctctccctctatctcttcctcaccacccctcccttcctcaccctctcaccctccctccctctatctacacccccccaacccacccaatccaataatttcaaaataaaagccacatggagggaatttttactgtaatgtttgtgatgaggcctattaattaaaaacttcttagtttgaataacaaacattctgtctcccactacgaatattactcgtacttctagtactacaactgatacttctactaccatactactagtatttctactgctattaatactacaactactactaatgttattacaaatacgactatggctaatagtattacagctgtttctactgctattgatactaaacctactattactgctagtactactaataccacaattataactaatactactactaatattactacaaacaattttaaacaaatttaagctcctgcaacttctgtttttagaaaatctattgaaattcagcttccccacttcctgtattttcagcagttctttaaaataatttcagctattcttatgcctctatcaacagcaatttttcaatattcatttctgtatttttttgcaatatttcaaatttatttcagctgttttcatttctgctttttcagcaaatctattgaaattcctttcagcttctcccatttctgtattttcagcaatttcaaattcatttcagcttttctaatatctataatttcagcaaatgtattcaaattcccttcaactttctgtattttcagctattttaaaaagttcatttcagctttcagctttttgcattccaacgcattttcagcaggaaatgcattttctagttatctATCAATATTCAGAATGCAAGTTCAAATTCTCTAGTGGATTGGTTCCATACCATAAACGGTTTGCAGAGTCTTTGATTTTATATGTTGCCTCTGGTCAGTTATCAGTCACACGTTACGTCCTCCAGTTCATTCAGCTGTTGATGGTCCTAAAGGGAATGAAAATGGGCCAAAAAGGCTGCAGACTCCTTGATGTCACTAACGGTTCCATCTCCTCTGCAGACTCTCACAAC
The Gasterosteus aculeatus chromosome 17, fGasAcu3.hap1.1, whole genome shotgun sequence DNA segment above includes these coding regions:
- the c17h3orf18 gene encoding uncharacterized protein C3orf18 homolog isoform X1 codes for the protein MLHVKVLAPTSYDQSIINASADLQPKGRHLCRPCDVPQRLSDTTRPTHRHRNYALQCKRLRAVTMAVTAAKTTTGFLSTTGAIPFLSTSKSARDNVTSRMTLMTVTITTNDTSFNATAYPEAAIEGSGFGMVLVPFGIITVIGLAVAIMLYIRKRKRLEKLRHQLMPMYNFDPAEEQDDLLEQELLDHGRDGSLTGPNAKTLTTSQGTTQRPSRLVFTDVAKALNA
- the c17h3orf18 gene encoding uncharacterized protein C3orf18 homolog isoform X2; this translates as MLHVKVLAPTSYDQSIINASADLQPKGRHLCRPCDVPQRLSDTTRPTHRHRNYALQCKRLRAVTMAVTAAKTTTGFLSTTGAIPFLSTSKSARDNVTSRMTLMTVTITTNDTSFNATAYPEAAIEGSGFGMVLVPFGIITVIGLAVAIMLYIRKRKRLEKLRHQLMPMYNFDPAEEQDDLLEQELLDHGRDGSLTGPNAKF